Proteins from a single region of Candidatus Hydrogenedentota bacterium:
- a CDS encoding prepilin-type N-terminal cleavage/methylation domain-containing protein has product MRYRRFRDEEGVTLLELTIAIALFAIVMGATATSLVSYYVALDMQNQRHSAIKDCATILSNMRDVRNTNPDDFPDAITAVWPDGTTIPNAGTLPQETITVDYVNPNANPLEVTITCTWVDMRGRQLTAALSSVLADH; this is encoded by the coding sequence ATGCGGTACAGGCGGTTCAGGGATGAGGAAGGCGTTACGCTGCTGGAACTGACCATTGCCATCGCGTTGTTTGCGATCGTCATGGGGGCGACGGCGACGTCTCTTGTTTCCTACTACGTGGCGTTGGACATGCAGAATCAGCGGCACTCCGCCATAAAGGACTGCGCAACAATCCTTAGCAATATGCGCGACGTGCGCAACACAAATCCCGATGACTTTCCGGACGCGATAACCGCCGTCTGGCCGGATGGCACGACGATACCGAATGCCGGAACACTCCCCCAAGAGACGATTACCGTGGATTACGTGAATCCCAACGCGAATCCGTTGGAGGTCACGATCACGTGTACGTGGGTGGATATGCGGGGGCGCCAATTGACGGCCGCGCTCTCAAGCGTTTTGGCGGATCATTGA
- a CDS encoding type II secretion system GspH family protein, whose product MEKRGFTLVELVISIAILATICALGMVALQSASTSSATAKSKAEAQDNVRDALAAMQQELQIASKRTDTSLIPPLNALAVTPNPVLGSPVQVTFQVPADTTGNNWSRPITFRYINEDANGDGRLTAGEDTDSDGVLSRRIVRIQDLNGNGSTNDAGETTEVGGANDLSNVTFAFDGNVLTVTLTSTKLIGLRRTNPATVTVTTDIYLEN is encoded by the coding sequence ATGGAGAAACGCGGTTTTACATTGGTCGAACTGGTTATCTCAATCGCCATACTGGCCACAATTTGCGCGTTGGGAATGGTTGCGCTGCAATCGGCTTCAACATCGTCGGCGACGGCAAAATCGAAGGCCGAGGCGCAAGATAACGTGCGCGACGCGCTGGCGGCCATGCAGCAAGAACTGCAGATTGCATCGAAGCGAACCGACACGTCCCTTATTCCACCCTTGAATGCTCTGGCGGTCACGCCAAATCCCGTTCTGGGAAGCCCGGTTCAGGTGACCTTCCAAGTGCCCGCGGATACCACCGGCAACAACTGGAGCCGCCCAATCACGTTTCGCTACATCAATGAAGATGCGAACGGCGACGGCCGCTTGACCGCGGGAGAAGATACTGACAGCGACGGCGTGCTGTCGCGCCGCATTGTCCGGATTCAGGATCTCAACGGCAACGGTTCGACAAACGATGCCGGTGAGACGACGGAGGTAGGAGGAGCCAACGACTTGTCGAATGTGACGTTTGCGTTTGATGGAAATGTGCTGACCGTAACGCTCACATCCACGAAATTAATCGGGCTGCGCCGGACAAATCCGGCTACCGTCACGGTAACCACCGATATCTATCTTGAGAACTGA
- a CDS encoding HEAT repeat domain-containing protein yields MHLRLGLTILIAVAGYSYADTIVFPDGATMDGEVREVNANCFELVVGDKSIQFARTEIASIEKNDKRGDAAKPLVLPQVKQWEAEMERNTGLDADQREKFLLLVDAMRKATDPGERQKIESEILAMSKTVDLVKFIKASYDTSSLGRKMVLLAILNMLDPQTALPYLKDGMTVNNAHFRAFALGLYGHILRESNNLDNEAVTFMTRGLIDSDADVQLAAGNALAESGSKIATPVLLAKLDAADPRVQNAANRALAQIWSVDAASISGDPKAYWQEHWNANQSGVDSPLDPEKLEPLVDKDAPLEDAHH; encoded by the coding sequence GTGCATCTACGCTTAGGACTGACAATACTTATCGCCGTAGCGGGCTATAGCTACGCCGACACCATAGTCTTTCCCGACGGTGCGACCATGGATGGGGAAGTGCGCGAAGTCAACGCGAACTGTTTCGAGCTTGTCGTCGGCGACAAGAGCATCCAATTCGCCCGAACGGAAATCGCCTCGATTGAGAAGAACGACAAGAGGGGCGATGCCGCCAAGCCGCTTGTGTTGCCTCAAGTCAAGCAGTGGGAAGCCGAAATGGAGCGCAACACGGGGTTGGACGCCGACCAGCGCGAGAAGTTCCTTCTGTTGGTGGACGCCATGCGCAAAGCGACCGACCCCGGCGAAAGGCAGAAGATCGAGTCAGAGATTCTTGCCATGAGCAAGACGGTCGACTTGGTCAAGTTTATCAAGGCCTCTTACGACACGTCTTCTCTAGGGCGCAAGATGGTCCTGCTTGCCATACTGAACATGCTGGATCCGCAAACGGCATTACCATATCTGAAGGATGGAATGACCGTGAACAATGCCCATTTTCGCGCTTTCGCGCTCGGTTTGTATGGGCATATCCTTCGCGAATCGAACAATTTGGACAATGAGGCGGTTACGTTCATGACGCGCGGTCTCATCGATAGCGATGCGGATGTTCAGCTTGCAGCGGGCAACGCGCTGGCCGAATCCGGCAGTAAGATAGCCACGCCTGTCTTGTTGGCAAAGCTTGACGCGGCGGACCCGCGCGTGCAGAACGCCGCGAACCGGGCTCTTGCTCAGATATGGAGCGTCGATGCGGCGAGCATATCCGGGGACCCGAAAGCGTACTGGCAGGAGCATTGGAATGCTAACCAGTCCGGAGTAGACAGTCCTCTGGATCCGGAGAAGCTTGAACCGCTCGTGGACAAAGACGCGCCGCTCGAGGATGCGCATCACTGA
- a CDS encoding twin-arginine translocation signal domain-containing protein codes for MHRRPLGDNLPAALSRRSFLQHAAAGAAALAIVNPANVYFARPGLDTRSLPPNPQVRIAHVVLRHKPSHWVGWPGTAYDLEGRRRDCEDIFSKAAQRAGVMLDQPGVLLDDETQVEAYVERLDAAPPHAVLINLQHFDAWPWTDFIAATGVPVVVFAPVNAGFSNTVRSVADRPGVHVISSFACLPVEQAFRLIRAKCMREESPLPAIG; via the coding sequence ATGCACCGCCGTCCACTTGGAGACAATTTGCCCGCTGCGCTATCGCGCCGGTCCTTCTTGCAGCATGCCGCGGCGGGTGCGGCAGCACTCGCCATCGTCAATCCCGCGAATGTGTACTTCGCGCGTCCAGGTCTCGACACTCGTTCACTCCCCCCCAATCCGCAGGTTCGGATTGCGCACGTCGTTCTGCGTCATAAGCCGTCGCACTGGGTGGGTTGGCCGGGAACGGCCTATGACCTCGAAGGGCGGCGGAGAGATTGCGAGGACATCTTCTCCAAAGCAGCACAGCGCGCAGGCGTAATGTTGGATCAACCCGGCGTATTACTCGATGACGAAACGCAAGTTGAAGCATACGTGGAGAGACTCGATGCAGCTCCTCCCCACGCTGTGCTCATAAACCTGCAGCATTTCGACGCGTGGCCATGGACCGATTTCATCGCCGCGACGGGTGTTCCGGTGGTGGTGTTTGCGCCGGTCAATGCAGGGTTCTCCAACACGGTTCGCAGTGTCGCGGACCGGCCCGGTGTGCATGTCATCTCCTCATTCGCCTGCCTACCTGTCGAGCAGGCCTTTCGCCTGATCCGCGCGAAGTGCATGCGTGAGGAATCACCCCTCCCGGCAATTGGCTGA